One window of Paludibacter propionicigenes WB4 genomic DNA carries:
- the xyl3A gene encoding xylan 1,4-beta-xylosidase, with product MKKSTHLSLKGGLFVIAALLFSVSSWAQQLPYKNPNLSSEERAKDLISRLTLSEKATLMCDISDAVPRLGIKKFNWWSEALHGFANNGNVTVFPEPVGMAASFDDNLVYKIFDAVSDEARAKYNEATKKGLENARFLSLSVWTPNVNIFRDPRWGRGQETYGEDPYLTSRMGVSVVKGLQGPADAKYRKLLACAKHFAVHSGPEWSRHSLNINNLDPRDLWETYLPAFKSLVQKSDVRQVMCAYQRLDDEPCCGNTQLLQRILRDEWGYKYMVVADCGAVSDFYTSHKVSSDAVHAASKGVWAGTDVECQWDNHIYKQLPDAVAKGLITEAEINKHLLNVLIGRFDLGEMDDDALVPWSKIPMSVVNNEEHRKLALDMALKSMTLLQNKNNILPLSKSKKIAVVGPNANDKPMLWGNYNGTPVRTITILDGITSKLSANKVLYEKGCDLVEDKVTESYFPQCSIDGKKGFKVSYWNNKDLKGDVVATQQIVNPIKLTTAGQHEFATGVRLEGFSGKYETEFVAPKTEEIVFKCGATGYFELFVNGESLVTYNNWRTLPSRIPYKVESGKKYKIEIRYAQLNNWEANIEFNLGKEVDVDYSDLLKKLKGVDVVVFVGGLSTLLEGEEMPVSYPGFKGGDRTDIELPAVQRNCLKALKEAGKQVIFVNCSGSAIALIPETESCDAILQAWYGGESGGQAVADVLFGDYNPSGKLPITFYKSVKQLSDFEDYSMKGRTYRYMSDPLFPFGFGLSYTTFAIGNAKLSNPEIKSNQSVELTIPVSNKGKRSGTEIVQVYVRMVNDTDGPLKTLKGFQRVEVAAGKTAQAVINLPYNSFEFFNRNTVKMEVVPGEYEVLYGNSSATKDLKTAKVRIL from the coding sequence ATGAAAAAATCAACACATTTAAGCTTAAAGGGTGGATTGTTTGTTATTGCCGCTCTTTTGTTTTCAGTAAGTTCGTGGGCTCAGCAATTGCCGTACAAGAACCCTAATTTAAGTTCGGAAGAACGTGCTAAAGATTTAATTTCCCGCCTAACGCTGAGTGAAAAAGCAACATTAATGTGCGATATTTCCGATGCAGTTCCCCGCTTGGGTATCAAAAAATTCAACTGGTGGAGTGAAGCATTGCATGGCTTTGCCAATAATGGTAATGTGACTGTTTTCCCTGAACCGGTTGGTATGGCGGCATCGTTTGATGACAATCTGGTCTATAAAATTTTTGATGCAGTTTCGGATGAAGCCAGAGCAAAATACAACGAAGCTACGAAGAAAGGATTAGAGAACGCTCGTTTTCTAAGTCTTTCGGTTTGGACTCCGAATGTGAATATATTTCGTGATCCTCGTTGGGGACGTGGTCAGGAAACATACGGAGAAGATCCCTATCTTACTTCGCGCATGGGGGTTTCGGTGGTAAAAGGTTTGCAAGGACCGGCTGATGCCAAGTACAGAAAACTACTGGCTTGTGCCAAGCATTTTGCCGTTCACTCAGGACCTGAGTGGAGTAGACATTCTCTAAACATCAACAATCTCGATCCGCGAGATTTATGGGAAACTTATCTTCCTGCTTTCAAATCCCTGGTGCAAAAATCCGATGTGCGTCAGGTAATGTGTGCGTATCAACGATTGGACGATGAGCCTTGCTGTGGAAATACGCAATTACTTCAACGCATTTTGAGAGACGAATGGGGGTATAAATATATGGTTGTTGCAGATTGTGGTGCGGTATCCGATTTTTATACCAGTCACAAAGTTTCATCCGATGCGGTTCACGCAGCATCTAAGGGAGTTTGGGCCGGGACAGATGTTGAATGTCAATGGGATAATCACATTTACAAACAATTGCCTGATGCTGTAGCCAAGGGCTTAATTACGGAAGCTGAAATAAATAAACATCTCCTGAACGTTCTGATTGGTCGTTTCGACTTAGGCGAAATGGACGATGATGCATTGGTTCCATGGTCTAAAATTCCTATGTCAGTAGTAAATAACGAAGAGCATAGGAAACTTGCTTTGGATATGGCGCTAAAATCGATGACTCTGCTTCAGAATAAGAATAATATTCTTCCGCTTAGTAAATCAAAGAAAATAGCTGTAGTTGGACCAAATGCTAACGATAAACCCATGTTATGGGGAAATTATAACGGAACTCCGGTGAGAACTATTACGATTCTTGATGGTATCACCTCCAAACTCTCAGCGAATAAAGTTCTTTATGAGAAAGGCTGTGATTTGGTTGAAGATAAAGTGACCGAAAGCTATTTTCCGCAATGTTCTATTGATGGAAAAAAAGGATTCAAAGTAAGTTATTGGAATAATAAAGATCTTAAAGGTGATGTTGTAGCTACACAACAAATTGTAAACCCAATCAAATTAACCACTGCCGGACAACACGAATTTGCGACCGGTGTTCGACTTGAAGGATTCTCAGGAAAGTACGAAACAGAATTTGTGGCACCCAAGACAGAAGAAATTGTGTTCAAGTGCGGAGCTACCGGATATTTTGAATTGTTTGTCAATGGCGAATCTCTGGTAACCTATAACAATTGGAGAACACTACCTTCTCGAATTCCGTATAAAGTTGAGAGCGGTAAGAAATACAAGATTGAAATTCGCTATGCTCAACTCAATAATTGGGAGGCTAATATAGAATTTAACTTGGGGAAAGAAGTAGATGTTGATTATAGTGATCTTCTAAAGAAGCTCAAGGGAGTTGATGTTGTTGTATTTGTAGGAGGGCTTTCTACATTATTAGAAGGAGAAGAAATGCCGGTTTCATATCCTGGTTTCAAAGGTGGTGACCGTACCGATATTGAGCTTCCTGCAGTACAACGAAATTGTTTGAAGGCTTTGAAAGAAGCAGGAAAGCAAGTGATTTTTGTGAATTGCTCGGGTTCGGCAATTGCTCTGATTCCAGAAACTGAAAGTTGCGATGCCATTCTCCAGGCTTGGTATGGTGGTGAATCGGGTGGTCAGGCAGTGGCAGACGTACTCTTTGGCGACTATAATCCATCGGGAAAACTACCGATCACTTTTTATAAAAGCGTGAAGCAGTTGTCTGATTTTGAAGATTATTCTATGAAAGGCCGCACGTATCGTTACATGTCCGATCCGTTGTTTCCGTTTGGTTTTGGTTTGAGTTATACCACTTTTGCTATAGGTAATGCTAAATTAAGCAACCCCGAAATTAAATCCAACCAATCTGTGGAGCTTACGATTCCTGTTTCAAATAAAGGTAAGCGCAGCGGAACTGAAATTGTACAGGTTTATGTTCGGATGGTAAATGATACTGATGGACCGCTTAAGACTTTAAAAGGCTTTCAGCGAGTAGAAGTAGCGGCGGGCAAGACTGCGCAGGCTGTTATCAACTTACCGTATAATTCATTCGAATTTTTCAATCGAAATACAGTGAAAATGGAAGTGGTGCCGGGTGAGTATGAAGTGTTGTACGGTAACAGTTCAGCGACTAAAGATTTAAAAACAGCCAAAGTAAGAATCCTGTAA